A single genomic interval of Bos indicus isolate NIAB-ARS_2022 breed Sahiwal x Tharparkar chromosome 5, NIAB-ARS_B.indTharparkar_mat_pri_1.0, whole genome shotgun sequence harbors:
- the LOC109558596 gene encoding antigen WC1.1-like isoform X1, with product MVSEDQQCARWLDVFYHGTWGGVCRNPIDDITVSVICRQLGCGDSGTLDTFVALREGSRPWWVDGIQCQKTDTSLWQCPSDPWKYSSCSPKEEAYISCAGRRPKSCPTAAPCKGMSAPSPVASRGSLPPGQSQEGLLPFQTERSSGSGGGDSKCSGRVEVWHSSSWGTVCDDSWSLAEAEVVCQQLGCGQALEAMRSAAVGPGNGSIWLNEVRCGGRESSLWDCAAEPWGQSDRKHEEDAGVRCSGARTALPPTTAALSSYEDALAEAVYEKLDYIVTQKEVLLGSSGLLSDGEDNNDSISAPEAPDQRTVALGEDYDDGGEVSVTGAPHDSQGIEEEVLPEKEDGMRSQTGSSLNVSRKEADPGKGEQSPCLLQGEKGDPGYDDVELTVPGTSTVAFL from the exons ATGGTGAGCGAGGACCAGCAGTGTGCTAGGTGGCTGGATGTTTTCTACCACGGGACCTGGGGCGGTGTCTGCCGTAATCCCATAGATGACATCACCGTGTCCGTGATCTGCAGACAGCTTGGCTGTGGGGACAGTGGAACCCTCGACACTTTTGTTGCTCTTAGAGAAGGTTCTAGGCCCTGGTGGGTAGATGGAATCCAGTGTCAGAAAACTGACACCTCTCTCTGGCAGTGTCCTTCTGACCCTTGGAAATACAGTTCCTGCTCTCCAAAGGAGGAAGCCTATATCTCGTGTGCAG gaagaagacccaagagctgtcCAACTGCTGCCCCCTGCAAAGGTATGTCAGCCCCCTCCCCTGTGGCTTCCAGGGGCTCCCTCCCACCGGGGCAGTCACAGGAGGGGCTGCTGCCTTTTCAGACAGAGAGAAGCTCCGGCTCGGGCGGGGGAGACAGCAAGTGCTCAGGGCGGGTGGAGGTCTGGCACAGCAGCTCCTGGGGCACCGTGTGCGATGACTCCTGGAGTCTGGCAGAGGCTGAGGTGGTGTGTCAGCAGCTGGGCTGTGGCCAGGCCCTGGAAGCCATGCGGTCTGCAGCAGTTGGCCCTGGAAATGGGAGCATCTGGCTGAATGAGGTACGGTGTGGGGGCCGGGAGTCTTCCCTGTGGGACTGTGCTGCAGAGCCCTGGGGGCAGAGCGACCGCAAGCACGAGGAGGATGCTGGTGTGAGGTGCTCTG gtGCAAGGACAGCATTGCCCCCTACTACAGCAG CCTTATCCAGCTATGAAGATGCTCTTGCTGAAGCTGTGTATGAGAAGCTTGATTACATTGTGACTCAGAAGGAGGTTCTTCTGGGCAGCTCAG GCCTCCTGTCAGATGGTGAGGACAACAATGACTCCATATCTGCTCCAG AAGCGCCAGATCAGAGGACTGTTGCCCTTGGTGAGGATTACGATGATGGTGGAGAGGTATCAGTGACTGGGGCTCCTCATGACTCTCAGGGGATTGAGGAGGAAGTGCTCCCAGAGAAGGAAGATGGGATGAGGTCTCAGACAG GTTCTTCTCTAAATGTCTCTAGAAAGGAAGCTGATCCTGGGAAAGGAGAACAGAGCCCCTGCCTACTCCAGGGGGAGAAAGGGGACCCTGGGTACGATGATGTTGAACTCACTGTCCCGGGAACATCCACAGTGGCTTTCCTGTGA
- the LOC109558596 gene encoding antigen WC1.1-like isoform X2, with the protein MVSEDQQCARWLDVFYHGTWGGVCRNPIDDITVSVICRQLGCGDSGTLDTFVALREGSRPWWVDGIQCQKTDTSLWQCPSDPWKYSSCSPKEEAYISCAGRRPKSCPTAAPCKGMSAPSPVASRGSLPPGQSQEGLLPFQTERSSGSGGGDSKCSGRVEVWHSSSWGTVCDDSWSLAEAEVVCQQLGCGQALEAMRSAAVGPGNGSIWLNEVRCGGRESSLWDCAAEPWGQSDRKHEEDAGVRCSGARTALPPTTAGARPTSNPLPGIFSLPAVLCLILGFLLFLVLIILVTQLLRWRAECRGGLQGELGTRESVCRQKMWQV; encoded by the exons ATGGTGAGCGAGGACCAGCAGTGTGCTAGGTGGCTGGATGTTTTCTACCACGGGACCTGGGGCGGTGTCTGCCGTAATCCCATAGATGACATCACCGTGTCCGTGATCTGCAGACAGCTTGGCTGTGGGGACAGTGGAACCCTCGACACTTTTGTTGCTCTTAGAGAAGGTTCTAGGCCCTGGTGGGTAGATGGAATCCAGTGTCAGAAAACTGACACCTCTCTCTGGCAGTGTCCTTCTGACCCTTGGAAATACAGTTCCTGCTCTCCAAAGGAGGAAGCCTATATCTCGTGTGCAG gaagaagacccaagagctgtcCAACTGCTGCCCCCTGCAAAGGTATGTCAGCCCCCTCCCCTGTGGCTTCCAGGGGCTCCCTCCCACCGGGGCAGTCACAGGAGGGGCTGCTGCCTTTTCAGACAGAGAGAAGCTCCGGCTCGGGCGGGGGAGACAGCAAGTGCTCAGGGCGGGTGGAGGTCTGGCACAGCAGCTCCTGGGGCACCGTGTGCGATGACTCCTGGAGTCTGGCAGAGGCTGAGGTGGTGTGTCAGCAGCTGGGCTGTGGCCAGGCCCTGGAAGCCATGCGGTCTGCAGCAGTTGGCCCTGGAAATGGGAGCATCTGGCTGAATGAGGTACGGTGTGGGGGCCGGGAGTCTTCCCTGTGGGACTGTGCTGCAGAGCCCTGGGGGCAGAGCGACCGCAAGCACGAGGAGGATGCTGGTGTGAGGTGCTCTG gtGCAAGGACAGCATTGCCCCCTACTACAGCAG GGGCCAGACCAACCTCAAATCCTCTTCCTGGCATCTTCTCCCTGCCTGCGGTCCTCTGCCTCATCCTGGggttccttctcttcctggtcctcatcatcctggtgactcagctgctcAGATGGAGAGCAGAGTGCAGAGGAGGGCTGCAGGGGGAACTGGGGACCAGAGAGAGTGTATGCAGGCAGAAGATGTGGCAGGTGTGA